One genomic region from Gossypium hirsutum isolate 1008001.06 chromosome D13, Gossypium_hirsutum_v2.1, whole genome shotgun sequence encodes:
- the LOC107932043 gene encoding uncharacterized RNA-binding protein C17H9.04c isoform X1, whose product MSCWVGGDWMCGACQHQNFKKREACQRCGYPKYGGPDVSTYLYNNSYNSAEVLAGDWYCSAMNCGVVNYASRTNCYRCGSLKNDFVGNYNTMGCDGTVPPGWKTGDWICTRYGCGVHNYASRIECFKCKTPRNFGNIYSKQYG is encoded by the exons ATGAGCTGCTGGGTCGGAGGAGACTGGATGTGCGGCGCCTGCCAGCACCAGAATTTTAAAAAGAGGGAAGCTTGCCAACGCTGCGGGTACCCCAAGTACGGCGGCCCCGATGTGTCGACTTACTTATACAACAACAGTTACAATAGTGCTGAAGTTTTAGCCGGGGACTGGTACTGTTCCGCCATGAACTGTGGGGTTGTCAACTACGCTAGCAGAACAAATTGCTATCGCTGTGGTTCGTTGAAAAATGATTTTGTTGGTAATTATAATACAATGGGCTGTGATGGGACTGTTCCCCCTGGATGGAAAACCGGTGACTGGATTTGCACCAG ATATGGATGTGGAGTTCACAATTATGCTAGCAGGATCGAGTGCTTCAAGTGCAAGACCCCAAGGAATTTTGGTAATATATATAGCAAACAATACGGGTAA
- the LOC107932043 gene encoding uncharacterized RNA-binding protein C17H9.04c isoform X2 — translation MSCWVGGDWMCGACQHQNFKKREACQRCGYPKYGGPDVSTYLYNNSYNSAEVLAGDWYCSAMNCGVVNYASRTNCYRCGSLKNDFVGNYNTMGCDGTVPPGWKTGDWICTRYGCGVHNYASRIECFKCKTPRNFGGA, via the exons ATGAGCTGCTGGGTCGGAGGAGACTGGATGTGCGGCGCCTGCCAGCACCAGAATTTTAAAAAGAGGGAAGCTTGCCAACGCTGCGGGTACCCCAAGTACGGCGGCCCCGATGTGTCGACTTACTTATACAACAACAGTTACAATAGTGCTGAAGTTTTAGCCGGGGACTGGTACTGTTCCGCCATGAACTGTGGGGTTGTCAACTACGCTAGCAGAACAAATTGCTATCGCTGTGGTTCGTTGAAAAATGATTTTGTTGGTAATTATAATACAATGGGCTGTGATGGGACTGTTCCCCCTGGATGGAAAACCGGTGACTGGATTTGCACCAG ATATGGATGTGGAGTTCACAATTATGCTAGCAGGATCGAGTGCTTCAAGTGCAAGACCCCAAGGAATTTTG GTGGTGCATAG